The genomic segment CGTACGGAACAAGACCCATTTCCGAAAATAATGAGCCAAAATTCTGGACTTGTGCATGGCTATTTTGTATAAAGTGTCAGGTGTCAGTTTTTTGACGATttgttctttgtttttttttctcgGTGATCAAAGTTGTGTGGGAGTACTATTATATCAGCATTGGGACATAACCACAATTTGAAACAATTTCTAATCAAAggcaagatatatatatatatataacatttaacaAACAAAAGGATCGATTACAGCTGCAATTAAAAAAGTAAAAATCCATCAGCAATTGCCATGCCATTGGTGCATGCAGTGTACGAGTAGTGGGCACGCCTCATGTAGTGGTGCAGTGAGTAGTGGGCATTGCTACGTACGGAACAAGACCCATTTCCGAAAATAATGAGCCAAAATTCTGGACTTGTGCATGGCTATTTTGTATAAAGTGTCAGGTGTCAGTTTTTTGACGATttgttctttgtttttttttctcgGTGATCAAAGTTGTGTGGGAGTACTATTATATCAGCATTGGGACATAACCACAATTTGAAACAATTTCTAATCAAAggcaagatatatatatatatatatataacatttaacaAACAAAAGGATCGATTACAGCTgcaattaaaaaagaaaaaatccaTCAGCAATTGCCATGCCATTGGTGCATGCAGTGTACGAGTAGTGGGCACGCCTCATGTAGTGGTGCAGTGAGTAGTGGGCATTGCTACGTACGGAACAAGACCCATTTCCGAAAATAATGAGCCAAAATTCTGGACTTGTGCATGGCTATTTTGTATAAAGTGTCAGGTGTCAGTTTTTTGACGATttgttctttgtttttttttctcgGTCAAAGTTGTGTGGGAGTACTATTATATCAGCATTGGGACATAACCACAATTTGAAACAATTTCTAATCAAAggcaagatatatatatatataacatttaacaAACAACAGGATCGATTACAGCTGCAATTAAAAAAGTAAAAATCCATCAGCAATTGCCATGCCATTGGTGCATGCAGTGTACGAGTAGTGGGCACGCCTCATGTAGTGGTGCAGTGAGTAGTGGGCATTGCTACGTACGGAACAAGACCCATTTCCGAAAATAATGAGCCAAAATTCTGGACTTGTGCATGGCTATTTTGTATAAAGTGTCAGGTGTCAGTTTTTTGACGATttgttctttgtttttttttctcgGTGATCAAAGTTGTGTGGGAGTACTATTATATCAGCATAGGGACATAACCACAATTTGAAACAATTTCTAATCAAAggcaagatatatatatatataacatttaacaAACAAAAGGATCGATTACAGCTGCAATTAAAAAAGTAAAAATCCATCAGCAATTGCCATGCCATTGGTGCATGTAGTGTACGAGTAGTGGGCACGCCTCATGTAGTGGTGCAGTGAGTAGTGGGCATTGCTACGTACGGAACAAGACCCATTTCCGAAAATAATGAGCCAAAATTCTGGACTTGTGCATGGCTATTTTGTATAAAGTGTCAGGTGTCAGTTTTTTGACGATttgttctttgtttttttttctcgGTGATCAAAGTTGTGTGGGAGTACTATTATATCAGCATTGGGACATAACCACAATTTGAAACAATTTCTAATCAAAggcaagatatatatatatatatatataacatttaacaAACAAAAGGATCGATTACAGCTGCAATTAAAAAAGTAAAAATCCATCAGCAATTGCCATGCCATTGGTGCATGCAGTGTACGAGTAGTGGGCACGCCTCATGTAGTGGTGCAGTGAGTAGTGGGCATTGCTACGTACGGAACAAGACCCATTTCCGAAAATAATGAGCCAAAATTCTGGACTTGTGCATGGCTATTTTGTATAAAGTGTCAGGTGTCAGTTTTTTGACGATttgttctttgtttttttttctcgGTGATCAAAGTTGTGTGGGAGTACTATTATATCAGCATTGGGACATAACCACAATTTGAAACAATTTATAATCAAAggcaagatatatatatatatatataacatttaacaAACAAAAGGATCGATTACAGCTGCAATTAAAAAAGTAAAAATCCATCAGCAATTGCCATGCCATTGGTGCATGCAGTGTACGAGTAGTGGGCACGCCTCATGTAGTGGTGCAGTGAGTAGTGGGCATTGCTACGTACGGAACAAGACCCATTTCCGAAAATAATGAGCCAAAATTCTGGACTTGTGCATGGCTATTTTGTATAAAGTGTCAGGTGTCAGTTTTTTGACGATttgttctttgtttttttttctcgGTGATCAAAGTTGTGTGGGAGTACTATTATATCAGCATAGGGACATAACCACAATTTGAAACAATTTCTAATCAAAggcaagatatatatatatatatataacatttaacaAACAAAAGGATCGATTACAGCTGCCATTAAAAAAGTAAAAATCCATCAGCAATTGCCATGCCATTGGTGCATGCAGTGTACGAGTAGTGGGCACGCCTCATGTAGTGGTGCAGTGAGTAGTGGGCATTGCTACGTACGGAACAAGACCCATTTCCGAAAATAATGAGCCAAAATTCTGGACTTGTGCATGGCTATTTTGTATAAAGTGTCAGGTGTCAGTTTTTTGACGATttgttctttgtttttttttctcgGTGATCAAAGTTGTGTGGGAGTACTATTATATCAGCATTGGGACATAACCACAATTTGAAACAATTTCTAATCAAAggcaagatatatatatatatatatatataacatttaacaAACAAAAGGATCGATTACAACTGCAATTAAAAAAGTAAAAATCCATCAGCAATTGCCATGCCATTGGTGCATGCAGTGTACGAGTAGTGGGCACGCCTCATGTAGTGGTGCAGTGAGTAGTGGGCATTGCTACGTACGGAACAAGACCCATTTCCGAAAATAATGAGCCAAAATTCTGGACTTGTGCATGGCTATTTTGTATAAAGTGTCAGGTGTCAGTTTTTTGACGATttgttctttgtttttttttctcgGTGATCAAAGTTGTGTGGGAGTACTATTATATCAGCATTGGGACATAACCACAATTTGAAACAATTTCTAATCAAAggcaagatatatatatatatataacatttaacaAACAAAAGGATCGATTACAACTGCAATTAAAAAAGTAAAAATCCATCAGCAATTGCCATGCCATTGGTGCATGCAGTGTACGAGTAGTGGGCACGCCTCATGTAGTGGTGCAGTGAGTAGTGGGCATTGCTACGTACGGAACAAGACCCATTTCCGAAAATAATGAGCCAAAATTCTGGACTTGTGCATGGCTATTTTGTATAAAGTGTCAGGTGTCAGTTTTTTGACGATttgttctttgttttttttttctcggTGATCAAAGTTGTGTGGGAGTACTATTATATCAGCATTAGGACATAACCACAATTTGAAACAATTTCTAATCAAAggcaagatatatatatatatatatataacatttaacaAACAAAAGGATCGATTACAGCTGCAATTAAAAAAGTAAAAATCCATCAGCAATTGCCATGCCATTGGTGCATGCAGTGTACGAGTAGTGGGCACGCCTCATGTAGTGGTGCAGTGAGTAGTGGGCATTGCTACGTACGGAACAAGACCCATTTCCGAAAATAATGAGCCAAAATTCTGGACTTGTGCATGGCTATTTTGTATAAAGTGTCAGGTGTCAGTTTTTTGACGATttgttctttgttttttttttctcggTGATCAAAGTTGTGTGGGAGTACTATTATATCAGCATTAGGACATAACCACAATTTGAAACAATTTCTAATCAAAggcaagatatatatatatataacatttaacaAACAAAAGGATCGATTACAGCTACAATTAAAAAAGTAAAAATCCATCAGCAATTGCCATGCCATTGGTGCATGCAGTGTACGAGTAGTGGGCACGCATCATGTAGTGGTGCAGTGAGTAGTGGGCATTGCTACGTACGGAACAAGACCCATTTCCAAAAATAATGAGCCAAAATTCTGGACTTGTGCATGGCTATTTTGTATAAAGTGTCAGGTGTCAGATTTTTGACGATttgttctttgtttttttttctcgGTGATCAAAGTTGTGTGGGAGTACTATTATATCAGCATTGGGACATAACCACAATTTGAAACAATTTCTAATCAAGggcaagatatatatatatatataacatttaacaAACAAAAGGATCGATTACAGCTGCAATTAAAAAAGTAAAAATCCATCTGCAATTGCCATGCCATTGGTGCATGCAGTGTACGAGTAGTGGGCACGCCTCATGTAGTGGTGCAGTGAGTAGTGGGCATTGCTACGTACGGAACAAGACCCATTTCCAAAAATAATGAGCCAAAATTCTGGACTTGTGCATGGCTATTTTGTATAAAGTGTCAGGTGTCAGTTTTTTGACGATttgttctttgtttttttttctcgGTGATCAAAGTTGTGTGGGAGTACTATTATATCAGCATTGGGACATAACCACAATTTGAAACAATTTCTAATCAAAggcaagatatatatatataacatttaacaAACAAAAGGATCGATTACAGCTGCAATTAAAAAAGTAAAAATCCATCAGCAATTGCCATGCCATTGGTGCATGCAGTGTACGAGTAGTGGGCACGCCTCATGTAGTGGTGCAGTGAGTAGTGGGCATTGCTACGTACGGAACAAGACCCATTTCCGAAAATAATGAGCCAAAATTCTGGACTTGTGCATGGCTATTTTGTATAAAGTGTCAGGTGTCAGATTTTTGACGATttgttctttgtttttttttctcgGTGATCAAAGTTGTGTGGGAGTACTATTATATCAGCATTGGGACATAACCACAATTTGAAACAATTTCTAATCAAGggcaagatatatatatatatataacatttaacaAACAAAAGGATCGATTACAGCTGCAATTAAAAAAGTAAAAATCCATCTGCAATTGCCATGCCATTGGTGCATGCAGTGTACGAGTAGTGGGCACGCCTCATGTAGTGGTGCAGTGAGTAGTGGGCATTGCTACGTACGGAACAAGACCCATTTCCAAAAATAATGAGCCAAAATTCTGGACTTGTGCATGGCTATTTTGTATAAAGTGTCAGGTGTCAGTTTTTTGACGATttgttctttgtttttttttctcgGTGATCAAAGTTGTGTGGGAGTACTATTATATCAGCATTGGGACATAACCACAATTTGAAACAATTTCTAATCAAAggcaagatatatatatataacatttaacaAACAAAAGGATCGATTACAGCTGCAATTAAAAAAGTAAAAATCCATCAGCAATTGCCATGCCATTGGTGCATGCAGTGTACGAGTAGTGGGCACGCCTCATGTAGTGGTGCAGTGAGTAGTGGGCATTGCTACGTACGGAACAAGACCCATTTCCGAAAATAATGAGCCAAAATTCTGGACTTGTGCATGGCTATTTTGTATAAAGTGTCAGGTGTCAGTTTTTTGACGATttgttctttgtttttttttctcgGTCAAAGTTGTGTGGGAGTACTATTATATCAGCATTGGGACATAACCACAATTTGAAACAATTTATAATCAAAggcaagatatatatatatatataacatttaacaAACAAAAGGATCGATTACAGCTGCAATTAAAAAAGTAAAAATCCATCAGCAATTGCCATGCCATTGGTGCATGCAGTGTACGAGTAGTGGGCACGCCTCATGTAGTGGTGCAGTGAGTAGTGGGCATTGCTACGTACGGAACAAGACCCATTTCCGAAAATAATGAGCCAAAATTCTGGACTTGTGCATGGCTATTTTGTATAAAGTGTCAGGTGTCAGTTTTTTGACGATttgttctttgtttttttttctcgGTGATCAAAGTTGTGTGGGAGTACTATTATATCAGCATTGGGACATAACCACAATTTGAAACAATTTCTAATCAAAggcaagatatatatatatatatataacatttaacaAACAAAAGGATCGATTACAGCTGCAATTAAAAAAGTAAAAATCCATCAGCAATTGCCATGCCATTGGTGCATGCAGTGTACGAGTAGTGGGCACGCCTCATGTAGTGGTGCAGTGAGTAGTGGGCATTGCTACGTACGGAACAAGACCCATTTCCGAAAATAATGAGCCAAAATTCTGGACTTGTGCATGGCTATTTTGTATAAAGTGTCAGTTTTTTGACGATTTGTTCTTTGTTTTTTTCTCGGTGATCAAAGTTGTATGGGAGTACTATTATATCTGCATTGGGACATAACCACAATTTGAAGCAATTTCTAATCAAAGGGCCAACCTATTAATTAATGACTAATCATGCTTAAACAGAGCCCATCTGATTTGACTACCTTTCAACTCAGTAATAGGTTATATATATTACCCCAACCAACCCGGCCCGAGACCCTCTCACTTACTCACTaactcactcactcactcaccctccttcttctccttcataTACTCAAGACAAACCCTCCTCCATGGCTTCCATACCTTCCACGGCAATGCAAACACCACCACCACCTTCCACCCCACCCCACCCACAAGCCCCAGCCATGCAAGAACCACCACCCCACCCACAAGCTGCTCCGGCCGTAGCTTCTTCCTCCGTTGCTGCTGGCCACCATCCACCTTCCACAACCATGCAagcaacaccaccaccaccaccttccACCCCACCCCACCCACAAGCTGCTGGCCACCTTCCACCTTCCACGACTATGCAAGCACCACCACCGCCGCCACCTTCCACCCCACCCCACCCACAAGCTCCGGCTACGCAAGCACCACCACCCCACCCACAAGCCCCGGCCATGGCTTCCTCCTCCGTTGAGAGCCACCTTCCACCTTCCACAGCCATACAAGCACCACCATCACCACCTTCCACTCCACCCCACCCACCTTCCACATCCCTTGCACAGATGACAATCCAACCGGAGGTGAGATTATGAATCAATcgattcttttatatatataaaataaaaaatatcattaacTGTTTTTATATAGGAGACTCAAAATTCGACTGTCCATTCGACTGTATCTCCACCTCCAGCTCCTTCAAATTTCACTGATGAGGAGGTATATTTTATTTtcagttaaatttttttttaattagaatGTAAATTAGTTATATGAGAAGTTtagtttcaatatatatatatatatactagtaaaTACTTTTTATCTGtactaaaaattaaattatattttttaataaaatatatatgttttaataaaattaaataaataattcatcaccataaaaaaaaattataaattaaataaatagtaTTTAAATAAAAACATACATTATATATTTATGGCAATTAAaatatataacacataaattttaaatatatatatttaaaaagacAATACATCAATAGTCAAttctttaatataatatatttaaataaaaatgaaaatatttatataaaaatatatttacattttgaaataaaatattaTCTTAAAAAccttttatataaattatttgttGGAAAAAGTGgctgaaatatttttatattaatttatttatatttttaacataattaatttttttaacaattttcaaattattattttttttaaaagtgaaataatatttttttaagagGTACCAAATAGGAACATATTAAGATTAAATTAATaaacttttaaatatatatatatataatttcaacTAAAATAATGTAAAACCAACCGCAACAAAACTAAGATCATACACATAAAACAAATCACTGATATAAAAATTTGGAGTTGCCATAGCTTTTGAAAAAGTAAGACAGCAACTTATTATTGTTCACAAAATTAAATAATTCTTTAAAATCTTTCATAAAGTCAGAATAATTAATGATTTATGTATATAATATTAAATGATGAAATAATTGTGTTTGGTGCATTTTAATATACTTTATAATGTGGTGTATTTATATACTATTTTAcctccaaaaaaaattaatactgaCTTATTGTTTATGGCAAGACAATCTTGCTAGTTGTTACCTCGtttcaaatctttttttttttgttatattacAAATTAATACTAAATATGTGACAAACACATGCTCAAAATGGGTTAATAACCAAtctggattttttttttgtttaattaagaTGTAAATGACTTATAAGAGGTtagttttaataaatatatatatatatacacaatagTGAATAGTGCATTTAAATGCACTATCCGTTCTAAAAATTAaactatatttttaataaaatatatatgttttaataaaattaaatcaacAATTCagcacaataaaaaaaaattacgatataaattaaataaatagtatttaaataaaaatatacattatatatttatggcaattaaaatatataacacataaatatttaaatatatatatttaaaaagacAATACATCAATAGTCAATTcgttaatataatatatttaaataaaaattaaaatatttatataaaaatatatttacattttGTAATGtagattaataaaatatttttatattaatttatttttatttttaacataattaatttttttaacaattttcaattttttttttaaaagtgaaaTAATTTTTCTTAACTTTTTGGTAAATAATTTCTTTTATATAAAGAATACATGAATTAGACTCATCCATCATAACCGTTGTAACaatttttgtattaaaaaaatattcttattCATTTATGTGTGTTCTCTATTAATGTAGTAAATTATTTGGAAAAGAAAATGACACAAGAAAagataacaataaaaaatattttatattttaaaataatttacttacccctttttctttttctttttcatgttGAAATCTTAATTgagatatttaataaaaaaatgagTAGATTTGATGAATTGGAAGTAAAAATATTAGATATAGGAAGACTTTTTTTTACAATACAAGCTGTTTTTTTTACAATTATGCTAACTAGGCCTGACATATTTATATGTCAGTATTATTCTTTTAATTTCTTATTGCAATTAATGCTTGGAGCTGGATGTGCAAGTGGGTTACTTGCAATATTAATTCAAATGAGAAATGTTGCAATCATTTGGAATAATATATATAAGAAATTTAGTGATctctttcaaaataataataataataataggttATTTACACCTTTTATTTTGCAATGGAAAAATAATGTTTTCGAAAAAAGTACACTTAAGTACAAATTTTTAGAACATTACTCTATACTATCGATCATCATATGTCTATTTGCTATAGTAATAATAGCAATGATGACGGGTGGAAACATAGCAGCATTTCATAAATACTGTCGGGTTAGT from the Humulus lupulus chromosome X, drHumLupu1.1, whole genome shotgun sequence genome contains:
- the LOC133804379 gene encoding uncharacterized protein LOC133804379 yields the protein MVVKQTMVVVVKGNKLVETAAAKMIQIVEDVEGGWGGVEGGDGGACMAVEGGRWLSTEEEAMAGACGWGGGACVAGACGWGGVEGGGGGGACIVVEGGRWPAACGWGGVEGGGGGVACMVVEGGWWPAATEEEATAGAACGWGGGSCMAGACGWGGVEGGGGVCIAVEGMEAMEEGLS